A window of the Lactuca sativa cultivar Salinas chromosome 7, Lsat_Salinas_v11, whole genome shotgun sequence genome harbors these coding sequences:
- the LOC128127456 gene encoding xyloglucan endotransglucosylase protein 1-like isoform X1: MAKSNSNLCAVVLLISILIVAASAGSFYDDMDISFGGERAKILNGGQDLSLSLDQYSGSGFQSKHEYLFGRFDMQLKLVPGNSAGTVTTFYLSSQGAGHDEIDFEFLGNSTGNPYTIHTNVYSQGKGNKEQQFHLWFDPTAAFHTYTIVWNSLRIIFLIDNIPVRVFNNNDAAGVPFPKSQPMRVYASLWNADDWATQGGRVKTDWTNAPFTALYRKFNANAKKVGPNSVSTSSINDNQSWSTQGLDAAGRNRIRWVQTKHMIYNYCNDRKRFPNGISAECKTSRFL; encoded by the exons ATGGCAAAGTCGAACTCTAATCTTTGTGCAGTTGTTCTTTTAATATCAATTCTAATAGTAGCAGCATCAGCAGGGAGTTTTTACGATGACATGGACATCAGTTTTGGGGGTGAACGTGCTAAAATTCTGAATGGAGGTCAGGATCTTTCACTTTCACTCGACCAATACTCTGGATCGGGTTTCCAGTCGAAGCACGAGTACCTGTTTGGAAGGTTCGACATGCAACTCAAACTAGTACCAGGCAATTCTGCTGGCACCGTCACCACATTCTAC TTGTCATCACAAGGTGCGGGTCACGATGAGATCGACTTCGAGTTCTTGGGCAACTCCACGGGAAACCCTTACACAATTCACACCAATGTGTATTCACAAGGGAAAGGAAACAAAGAACAGCAGTTCCACCTTTGGTTTGACCCTACCGCAGCCTTCCACACCTATACCATCGTATGGAACAGTCTAAGAATTAT TTTCTTGATAGATAACATACCAGTAAGGGTGTTCAATAACAATGATGCTGCTGGAGTCCCATTTCCCAAGAGCCAACCCATGAGGGTTTATGCCAGCCTGTGGAACGCGGATGACTGGGCAACCCAAGGTGGGCGTGTGAAGACCGACTGGACTAATGCGCCTTTCACCGCGTTATACAGGAAATTCAATGCCAATGCCAAAAAAGTTGGTCCCAATTCAGTATCTACAAGCTCAATAAATGATAACCAGTCATGGAGTACCCAAGGACTTGATGCAGCTGGCCGAAATAGGATCCGATGGGTGCAAACCAAGCACATGATCTACAACTACTGCAACGACCGCAAACGGTTTcccaatggtatttcagcggaatGCAAGACCTCTAGATTCCTTTAA
- the LOC111894037 gene encoding xyloglucan endotransglucosylase protein 1 isoform X1, producing the protein MAKSNSNLCAVVLLISILIVAASAGSFYDDMDISFGGERAKILNGGQDLSLSLDQYSGSGFQSKHEYLFGRFDMQLKLVPGNSAGTVTTFYLSSQGAGHDEIDFEFLGNSTGNPYTIHTNVYSQGKGNKEQQFHLWFDPTAAFHTYTIVWNSLRIIFLIDNIPVRVFNNNDAAGVPFPKSQPMRVYASLWNTDDWATQGGRVKTDWTNAPFTALYRKFNANAKKVGPNSVSTSSINDNQSWSTQGLDAAGRNRIRWVQTKHMIYNYCNDRKRFPNGISAECKTSRFL; encoded by the exons ATGGCAAAGTCGAACTCTAATCTTTGTGCAGTTGTTCTTTTAATATCAATTCTAATAGTAGCAGCATCAGCAGGGAGTTTTTACGATGACATGGACATCAGTTTTGGGGGTGAACGTGCTAAAATTCTGAATGGAGGTCAGGATCTTTCACTTTCACTCGACCAATACTCTGGATCGGGTTTCCAGTCGAAGCACGAGTACCTGTTTGGAAGGTTCGACATGCAACTCAAACTAGTACCAGGCAATTCTGCTGGCACCGTCACCACATTCTAC TTGTCATCACAAGGTGCGGGTCACGATGAGATCGACTTCGAGTTCTTGGGCAACTCCACGGGAAACCCTTACACAATTCACACCAATGTGTATTCACAAGGGAAAGGAAACAAAGAACAGCAGTTCCACCTTTGGTTTGACCCTACCGCAGCCTTCCACACCTATACCATCGTATGGAACAGTCTAAGAATTAT TTTCTTAATAGATAACATACCAGTAAGGGTGTTCAATAACAATGATGCTGCTGGAGTCCCATTTCCCAAGAGCCAACCCATGAGGGTTTATGCCAGCCTGTGGAACACGGATGACTGGGCAACCCAAGGTGGGCGTGTGAAGACCGACTGGACTAATGCGCCTTTCACCGCGTTATACAGGAAATTCAATGCCAATGCCAAAAAAGTTGGTCCCAATTCAGTATCTACAAGCTCAATAAATGATAACCAGTCATGGAGTACCCAAGGACTTGATGCAGCTGGCCGAAATAGGATCCGATGGGTGCAAACCAAGCACATGATCTACAACTACTGCAACGACCGCAAACGGTTTcccaatggtatttcagcggaatGCAAGACCTCTAGATTCCTTTAA
- the LOC111894037 gene encoding xyloglucan endotransglucosylase protein 1 isoform X2, translating into MDISFGGERAKILNGGQDLSLSLDQYSGSGFQSKHEYLFGRFDMQLKLVPGNSAGTVTTFYLSSQGAGHDEIDFEFLGNSTGNPYTIHTNVYSQGKGNKEQQFHLWFDPTAAFHTYTIVWNSLRIIFLIDNIPVRVFNNNDAAGVPFPKSQPMRVYASLWNTDDWATQGGRVKTDWTNAPFTALYRKFNANAKKVGPNSSWSTQGLDAAGRNRIRWVQTKHMIYNYCNDRKRFPNGISAECKTSRFL; encoded by the exons ATGGACATCAGTTTTGGGGGTGAACGTGCTAAAATTCTGAATGGAGGTCAGGATCTTTCACTTTCACTCGACCAATACTCTGGATCGGGTTTCCAGTCGAAGCACGAGTACCTGTTTGGAAGGTTCGACATGCAACTCAAACTAGTACCAGGCAATTCTGCTGGCACCGTCACCACATTCTAC TTGTCATCACAAGGTGCGGGTCACGATGAGATCGACTTCGAGTTCTTGGGCAACTCCACGGGAAACCCTTACACAATTCACACCAATGTGTATTCACAAGGGAAAGGAAACAAAGAACAGCAGTTCCACCTTTGGTTTGACCCTACCGCAGCCTTCCACACCTATACCATCGTATGGAACAGTCTAAGAATTAT TTTCTTAATAGATAACATACCAGTAAGGGTGTTCAATAACAATGATGCTGCTGGAGTCCCATTTCCCAAGAGCCAACCCATGAGGGTTTATGCCAGCCTGTGGAACACGGATGACTGGGCAACCCAAGGTGGGCGTGTGAAGACCGACTGGACTAATGCGCCTTTCACCGCGTTATACAGGAAATTCAATGCCAATGCCAAAAAAGTTGGTCCCAATTCA TCATGGAGTACCCAAGGACTTGATGCAGCTGGCCGAAATAGGATCCGATGGGTGCAAACCAAGCACATGATCTACAACTACTGCAACGACCGCAAACGGTTTcccaatggtatttcagcggaatGCAAGACCTCTAGATTCCTTTAA
- the LOC128127456 gene encoding xyloglucan endotransglucosylase protein 1-like isoform X2, with product MDISFGGERAKILNGGQDLSLSLDQYSGSGFQSKHEYLFGRFDMQLKLVPGNSAGTVTTFYLSSQGAGHDEIDFEFLGNSTGNPYTIHTNVYSQGKGNKEQQFHLWFDPTAAFHTYTIVWNSLRIIFLIDNIPVRVFNNNDAAGVPFPKSQPMRVYASLWNADDWATQGGRVKTDWTNAPFTALYRKFNANAKKVGPNSSWSTQGLDAAGRNRIRWVQTKHMIYNYCNDRKRFPNGISAECKTSRFL from the exons ATGGACATCAGTTTTGGGGGTGAACGTGCTAAAATTCTGAATGGAGGTCAGGATCTTTCACTTTCACTCGACCAATACTCTGGATCGGGTTTCCAGTCGAAGCACGAGTACCTGTTTGGAAGGTTCGACATGCAACTCAAACTAGTACCAGGCAATTCTGCTGGCACCGTCACCACATTCTAC TTGTCATCACAAGGTGCGGGTCACGATGAGATCGACTTCGAGTTCTTGGGCAACTCCACGGGAAACCCTTACACAATTCACACCAATGTGTATTCACAAGGGAAAGGAAACAAAGAACAGCAGTTCCACCTTTGGTTTGACCCTACCGCAGCCTTCCACACCTATACCATCGTATGGAACAGTCTAAGAATTAT TTTCTTGATAGATAACATACCAGTAAGGGTGTTCAATAACAATGATGCTGCTGGAGTCCCATTTCCCAAGAGCCAACCCATGAGGGTTTATGCCAGCCTGTGGAACGCGGATGACTGGGCAACCCAAGGTGGGCGTGTGAAGACCGACTGGACTAATGCGCCTTTCACCGCGTTATACAGGAAATTCAATGCCAATGCCAAAAAAGTTGGTCCCAATTCA TCATGGAGTACCCAAGGACTTGATGCAGCTGGCCGAAATAGGATCCGATGGGTGCAAACCAAGCACATGATCTACAACTACTGCAACGACCGCAAACGGTTTcccaatggtatttcagcggaatGCAAGACCTCTAGATTCCTTTAA